From the Mauremys reevesii isolate NIE-2019 linkage group 19, ASM1616193v1, whole genome shotgun sequence genome, one window contains:
- the LOC120386938 gene encoding zinc finger protein 436-like, which translates to MLERSAEMVVLWGSVEAMVPGGSAVSVVLWGSAEAIVPGGSAASVVLWGSAEAMVPGGSAVSVVLWGSAEAMVPGGTAVSVVLWGSAEAMVPGGSAVCTALGQCGGHGASRVRLPARRGWAGQGSQCPRSAPRPPAPGDVAALGPGRPLSRPGPPELRFPQALARESGFPGASPGPCGGGRPAWLRSGPRCCRFRRDACDSWRLSGLFGQRAEALSIMQENDQTPLSQGFVISWMEQEEELQVLDPQDLEKTEIPRFTAVNGVLGDNVVETPDPEETDLHGTLLGGASGALLQSPKSDCKVGWEWQGPASQPIPGEGATGDHYDAAAQPRASTGDKPYKCSECGKGFSQSSDLIRHLRTHTGERPYKCPECGRGFSDSSTLLKHHRVHTGERPYKCTECGKGFILSSYLIQHQRVHSREKAHKCASCGRCFGQSSELVQHQRAHLGERPYKCSECGKGFSQSSDLIRHQRTHTGERPYKCPDCSKGFSDSSTLIKHQRTHTGERPYKCTACGRGFSESSTLIKHQRTHTGERPYLCTECGKSFSLSSTLFKHQRTHTGERPYLCTECGKSFSLSSNLLQHQRTHAGERPFACSQCGKRFTQSSNLLQHQRTHTGERPYQCTQCGRHFSLSSNLIQHQRTHLGERPYACAQCGKRFGLSSNLLQHQRTHTGERPFACAQCGKRFGDSSTLSKHRRTHVGQCPFASARCTEGFGDSATLLQHPHTHQHEQPYQCTQCSKAFSRSSGLAQHQHTHKDWPLCAIAPCP; encoded by the exons ATGCTTGAGCGCAGTGCAGAGATGGTGGTGCTGTGGGGCAGCGTGGAGGCTATGGTGCCGGGCGGCAGTGCTGTCTCTGTGGTGCTGTGGGGCAGTGCAGAGGCCATAGTGCCAGGCGGCAGTGCTGCCTCTGTGGTGCTGTGGGGCAGTGCGGAGGCCATGGTGCCGGGCGGCAGTGCTGTCTCTGTGGTGCTGTGGGGCAGTGCAGAGGCCATGGTGCCGGGCGGCACTGCTGTCTCTGTGGTGCTGTGGGGCAGCGCGGAGGCCATGGTGCCAGGTGGCAGTGCTGTCTGTACTGCTTTGGGGCAGTGCGGAGGCCATGGTGCTAGCAG gGTGCGGCTCCCTGCCAGGCgcgggtgggcagggcagggcagccagtGCCCCAGGAGCGCGCCCCGTCCGCCTGCCCCCGGGGATgtggcagccctggggccaggccGCCCGCTGTCACGGCCCGGGCCGCCCGAACTACGTTTCCCACAGGCCCTTGCGCGGGAAAGCGGCTTCCCCGGTGCGTCCCCGGGGCCGTGCGGAGGCGGGCGCCCGGCCTGGCTGCGGAGCGGGCCCAG GTGCTGCCGGTTTCGCCGAGATGCCTGTGACTCTTGGAGGCTGAGTGGGCTGTTTGGCCAAAGGGCAGAGGCCCTCTCCATCATGCAGGAGAATGACCAGACTCCGCTCTCACAGG GATTTGTGATCTCCTGGATGgagcaagaggaagagctgcaggtCCTGGATCCCCAGGACTTGGAGAAAACAGAGATCCCAAGGTTCACAG CAGTAAATGGGGTTTTGGGTGACAATGTGGTGGAGACACCTGATCCTGAGGAAACTGATCTGCATGGGACACTGCTAGGGGGAGCCAGCGGGGCCCTTCTCCAGAGTCCCAAGAGTGACTGCAAGGTGGGCTGGGAATGGCAAGGCCCTGCAAGCCAACCCATCCCCGGTGAAGGAGCTACAGGGGATCACTACGATGCTGCTGCCCAGCCAAGAGCCTCCACAGGGGATAAgccctataaatgcagtgagtgtgggaagggCTTCAGCCAGAGCTCTGACCTCATCCGGCACCTGCGCACCCACACCGGCGAGCGCCCCTACAAGTGCCCCGAGTGCGGCAGGGGCTTCAGTGACAGCTCCACCCTGCTCAAGCACCATCGCGTGCACACGGGCGAGCGCCCCTACAAGTGCACGGAATGTGGCAAGGGCTTCATCCTCAGCTCCTACCTCATCCAGCACCAGCGGGTGCACAGCAGGGAGAAAGCCCACAAGTGCGCTAGCTGTGGGCGATGCTTCGGCCAGAGCTCGGAGCTGGTGCAGCACCAGCGCGCCCACCTGGGCGAGCGCCCCTACAAGTGCAGCGAGTGTGGGAAGGGCTTCAGCCAGAGCTCTGACCTCATCCggcaccagcgcacccacaccggCGAGCGCCCCTACAAGTGCCCGGACTGCAGCAAGGGTTTTAGCGACAGCTCCACCCTCATCAagcaccagcgcacccacaccggCGAGCGCCCCTACAAGTGCACGGCCTGCGGCCGGGGCTTCAGCGAGAGCTCCACCCTCATCAAGCACCAGCGCACGCACACAGGCGAGCGCCCCTACCTATGCACCGAGTGCGGCAAGAGCTTCAGCCTCAGCTCCACGCTCTTCAAGCACCAGCGCACGCACACGGGCGAGCGGCCCTACCTGTGCACGGAGTGCGGCAAGAGCTTCAGCCTCAGCTCCAACCTCCTGCAGCACCAGCGCACGCATGCGGGCGAGCGCCCCTTTGCCTGCAGCCAGTGCGGCAAGCGCTTCACGCAGAGCTCCAacctgctgcagcaccagcgcacccacaccggGGAGCGCCCCTACCAGTGCACCCAGTGCGGCCGCCACTTCAGCCTCAGCTCCAACCTCATCCAGCACCAGCGCACCCACTTGGGCGAGCGCCCCTACGCCTGTGCCCAGTGCGGCAAGCGCTTCGGCCTCAGCTCCAacctgctgcagcaccagcgcacccacaccggGGAGCGCCCCTTTGCCTGCGCCCAGTGCGGCAAGCGCTTTGGCGACAGCTCCACCCTGAGCAAGCACCGCCGCACCCACGTGGGGCAGTGCCCCTTTGCCAGTGCACGGTGCACTGAGGGTTTTGGGGACAGTGCCACGCTCCTGCAGCACCCGCACACCCACCAGCATGAGCAGCCCTACCAGTgcacccagtgcagcaaagccttCAGCCGGAGCTCCGGCCTGGCCCAGCACCAGCACACCCACAAAGACTGGCCCCTCTGTGCCATCGCGCCCTGCCCCTAA